From one Babesia bovis T2Bo chromosome 3, whole genome shotgun sequence genomic stretch:
- a CDS encoding Tubulin/FtsZ family GTPase domain protein has protein sequence MSLISIVIGNGGLGVHSSLTQYAADYVELLKTKADDLHEIDSHIFRSALEKMYFIEKPNANDVELNPRSMVLALDNESTTSSHLNSCRRLQSFKECSDAQHSNGTKLSDKGNKVLTKPWSYLEKYILNIPESSSKIWSRGHFNAKSEGSNIRDVIRHLVEDVDSLSGFMSFASLGGGSGSGMGSYISTMLSDHYPKQLHLTTAIAPFHHGENAMQSLNMTLALSHHQEFSDGIIILQNDQMAEMSAQLFDAGSTSFDAFNEASALNILHALRPPSRTCPISGIERCNKPLHYMADGLCSNPSLKLLSLHLMPLQRFDLPKHNSTTIHQMLNHMADTLQALPMLYGGLEIEKHSSPTKETNIQESTASQKNKKNNSLREPITIQDFSNFEKTEITKNESRNRFKPIAGVPILSPQSRDLEITDFGISSYNGDDKVITTPTTFKLIKTNGNRRTNLTKYNVVAGIQVNIGGPINESVNVANIYQDVLFSKQTTRPIQVSYSPHDVGLFGNIVSQISNSQAILPLLDFNITTAKMLYATNAYMHNYNDYGFESVEMQDAIAKVQEIITSYAMLSKASN, from the exons ATGTCTTTAATTAGTATAGTTATAGGAAATGGAGGACTGGGCGTACATTCTTCTCTGACCCAATATGCGGCAGATTATGTGGAATTGTTGAAAACTAAAGCTGATGATTTGCACGAGATCGACAGTCATATCTTTCGATCAGCTTTAGAAAAGATGTATTTCATTGAAAAGCCGAATGCCAATGACGTTGAGTTAAATCCTCGTAGTATGGTGCTTGCCCTAGACAATGAGTCAACGACATCGAGTCATTTAAACTCTTGTAGGCGTTTACAATCCTTCAAAGAATGCTCTGACGCACAACATTCTAACGGAACAAAATTATCCGATAAAGGCAACAAGGTTCTTACAAAACCGTGGAGCTACCTGGAAAAATACATACTAAACATTCCAGAGTCATCTTCAAAAATATGGTCCAGGGGTCATTTCAATGCAAAATCCGAAGGATCTAATATACGTGACGTTATTAGACATTTAGTTGAAGACGTGGATTCACTAAGTGGTTTCATGTCTTTTGCCAGTCTAGGTGGAGGGTCTGGTTCGGGTATGGGATCATATATTTCCACTATGTTATCAGACCATTATCCTAAGCAACTGCATCTAACGACTGCCATAGCACCATTCCACCATGGTGAAAACGCAATGCAATCGTTAAATATGACTTTGGCCTTATCGCATCATCAGGAATTCAG TGATGGAATTATTATTCTTCAAAATGACCAAATGGCGGAAATGAGTGCACAACTTTTCGACGCTGGATCTACGTCGTTTGATGCGTTCAATGAGGCATCTGCCCTTAACATTCTTCATGCATTGAGACCGCCGTCTAGAACTTGTCCTATATCAGGTATCGAAAGATGCAACAAACCATTACATTACATGGCTGATGGGTTATGCAGTAATCCATCCCTTAAGTTACTATCGCTCCACCTTATGCCCCTACAACGTTTTGACTTGCCGAAACACAATTCAACAACAATAcaccaaatgctaaacCATATGGCTGATACTCTACAAGCATTGCCCATGCTTTATGGTGGATTGGAAATAGAGAAGCATTCATCACCCACCAAAGAAACGAACATACAAGAATCCACAGCATCACAAAAAAATAAGAAAAACAACTCATTGAGGGAACCAATAACAATACAAGATTTTAGTAACTTTGAAAAAACGGAGATAACAAAGAATGAATCTAGGAATCGTTTTAAGCCCATAGCTGGTGTACCCATACTATCTCCCCAAAGCAGAGATCTAGAGATAACAGACTTTGGTATATCTTCATACAATGGTGATGACAAAGTAATTACAACGCCTACGACTTTCAAACTAATAAAAACCAACGGAAACAGGAGAACCAACCTTACGAAATACAATGTGGTGGCAGGAATACAAGTTAATATCGGTGGCCCTATAAACGAATCTGTAAATGTTGCCAACATCTATCAAGATGTGTTGTTTTCAAAGCAAACAACCCGTCCCATACAG GTATCATACTCTCCGCATGATGTTGGTCTCTTCGGTAATATAGTTTCGCAGATTTCAAACAGTCAAGCCATTTTACCATTGTTGGATTTCAACATAACCACAGCTAAGATGCTATATGCtaccaatgcatatatgcACAATTATAACGATTATGGTTTTGAAAGCGTAGAAATGCAGGACGCCATAGCGAAAGTGCAGGAGATAATAACGTCATATGCTATGCTTAGCAAAGCATCCAACTGA
- a CDS encoding WD domain G-beta repeat containing protein — MKINLSSDDINLLVYRYLIENGYTHTAFSFNKESDITRNPCYNNHADKIPPNALVSFLQKAMIYVYLEYHTDDLTGEQIVCDETFSFFRKHACFRKLGQQHGFPIKGSTSRTGDQEDHETLVQHSGGIDLGGEKIGGNVLAESLPIYVGPPQRRLADKWQVFGYIRTLEYGPKESAALADFNPVFPEYIVKRVEDAVPALYQLDKRNPSKSCEIIPPIAILRHTDADVECIGTCHKWRHDGEVLCVGYASGYIAVWSKMGGLLYSEKVSNAVITAIAFSGNKAYWNHPEKGKMHCNIAVGDASGNVTIYRMEDGLHQLGVHEQKSVITDIDWQDSVVFAAASADAKVVIYDTIKASTVTILDHFESNPVFMEWCASGKCLAILDNTSLLKLYKPYGQNAQGTVTSLSAHTKNIVAASWQFGHNPKSANKICTVGMDKQLLVWDVVAECVVTSIILDKVPTTIAVNSTDTFVAVGTYGNLVKILNLPTLSLSCSFCDQDLPTSITWSSDGEYIAYNVYNKQRTSIIPILTSPTLSTE; from the exons ATGAAGATCAACTTGTCCTCAGACGATATAAACCTTTTGGTATATCGCTATTTAATAGAGAATGG GTACACGCATACAGCCTTCTCATTCAACAAAGAATCAGACATAACCAGAAACCCATGCTATAATAACCATGCTGACAAAATACCCCCAAACGCATTGGTTTCATTCCTGCAGAAAGCGATGATATACGTGTACCTCGAGTATCACACAGATGACCTTACCGGAGAACAAATAGTTTGTGATGAAACATTCTCATTCTTTAGGAAACATGCATGTTTTCGGAAACTTGGCCAACAACATGGGTTTCCTATCAAGGGATCGACTTCACGTACCGGGGATCAGGAAGATCACGAGACACTTGTACAACATTCAG GTGGCATTGATTTGGGCGGTGAAAAAATTGGGGGCAACGTTTTGGCTGAATCCTTGCCTATCTACGTCGGCCCACCTCAAAGACGTCTGGCAGACAAATGGCAGGTCTTTGGATATATTAGGACACTTGAATATGGGCCCAAGGAATCTGCTGCTTTGGCAGATTTCAACCCTGTATTTCCAGAGTACATCGTAAAAAG GGTGGAAGATGCAGTGCCAGCATTATATCAACTGGATAAGAGAAACCCATCAAAATCCTGTGAAATCATACCTCCTATCGCAATACTAAGACACACGGATGCGGATGTCGAATGCATAGGCACATGCCACAAATGGAGGCATGATGGTGAAGTGTTATGCGTAGGCTACGCATCGGGTTATATAGCCGTATGGAGCAAAATGGGAGGATTGCTTTACAGCGAAAAGGTTAGCAACGCGGTTATAACAGCGATTGCCTTTTCCGGTAACAAGGCGTATTGGAACCACCCCGAAAAGGGTAAAATGCATTGCAATATTGCTGTCGGGGACGCAAGCGGTAATGTGACAATTTATAGAATGGAAGATGGACTACATCAATTAGGTGTACACGAGCAAAAATCTGTGATTACCGACATCGATTGGCAAGACAGTGTTGTTTTCGCGGCAGCCAGTGCGGATGCAAAGGTGGTAATTTATGACACCATTAAAGCCTCTACGGTCACCATTTTGGACCATTTCGAGTCAAACCCGGTGTTTATGGAGTGGTGTGCATCAGGAAAATGCCTAGCTATATTGGACAACACAAGCTTGCTAAAGCTTTATAAACCATATGGTCAAAACGCACAGGGCACGGTCACGTCGCTTTCCGCGCATACTAAAAATATTGTTGCAGCATCATGGCAATTCGGACACAATCCCAAATCAGCAAACAAAATTTGTACTGTCGGTATGGATAAGCAACTGCTAGTTTGGGACGTCGTAGCTGAGTGTGTAGTGACGTCAATCATCCTCGATAAAGTGCCAACTACCATTGCTGTAAACTCTACTGATACCTTTGTAGCTGTGGGCACATATGGAAACCTCGTCAAAATTTTAAACCTTCCCACGCTATCTCTCAGCTGCTCCTTCTGCGACCAGGATCTGCCAACATCCATAACATGGTCTTCCGACGGGGAATACATCGCATACAACGTATATAACAAACAGAGGACATCTATAATACCGATACTCACCTCGCCAACGCTGTCTACTGAATGA
- a CDS encoding DNA replication factor CDT1 like family protein, translating to MSGCSYVFLRWHDQLCTHSATMDRLLSRDGVREAKSLDSTDKSILGSSSFHVGCSEMTLMRPLDETRTTLCESGGGNGFVLQSSSGHNSEKESDMQPSTPKLSAKPLDAVFQDGGMDPIGLSPRMTMEDRILKRQSFLRSSMKLDSFNIDDLAESPNKTIDIDDVLTASSMKSCSRALRTPGPFSGQRGDAVGDSCDRCVPHKGDEYVNISDDVIKNPVLASSLRTIRMLDATDDEAVRSREVLGASRCWTDMFGYDGHGLSGGAEEDYDDILATQTPVRNLRRDSQPAEATSSFVRMGRGHKNGRRDVLDVSSLKGTPQHVPDVPLSASRSQNKYGQAMFVTGNAYDLDAFGGARIDDMRKEDVNPMAYSTLPKVMISDPRMGKHLSLLYKHFKNMATFIRRSSMRNDKPYFKVVQLMVQRMTRKDFTLEHLRQMAWLAPNLISLKWVSIGDSVRRRYKTEYDDCRGDNVNDIQIRIHKLDGRICSSNSDFDNACTAFKGIICAWVSRCEAEYIEGRGSNCGFDPDMSLPIPLVALPTKQSNIVIPDDISSATTSTPKKTMDKSATVHLSERYQSTKLFESMGHSYNEANQLSTHKPSASPYGMSTSDHVYAYENDNLASTSTKRKRDESVLTVTTALLDTPGMWRIRNNAKRLSDTYKTGCVKERDLLYWKGVRRFINALVDLSISEDRPPLLRLEWLAEFMTKNGRSRVTFENVLEWSSMLASISPDTINLGVSKFDDYSTVLTLPPSPRFENAIHFVEQKINTYNK from the coding sequence ATGTCTGGATGTTCATATGTGTTTCTTAGGTGGCATGATCAGCTCTGTACCCATTCCGCCACTATGGACCGTCTATTATCGCGTGATGGTGTAAGAGAGGCAAAGAGTCTGGATTCTACCGATAAATCTATTTTGGGGAGCTCATCTTTTCATGTCGGCTGTAGTGAAATGACTCTTATGAGGCCACTAGATGAAACTAGGACAACACTCTGTGAGTCGGGAGGTGGAAATGGGTTCGTACTTCAATCTTCTTCCGGTCATAACAGTGAGAAAGAGTCTGATATGCAGCCTTCTACTCCAAAGCTATCGGCTAAGCCGCTGGATGCTGTTTTCCAAGATGGAGGTATGGATCCGATAGGATTGTCACCCAGAATGACAATGGAGGATCGTATTTTGAAGAGGCAAAGCTTCTTACGCAGTAGTATGAAGCTAGATTCGTTTAATATTGATGATCTAGCGGAATCaccaaataaaacaatCGATATCGATGACGTGTTAACGGCCTCATCAATGAAATCATGCAGCAGGGCGTTGCGAACGCCAGGGCCATTCTCAGGACAACGTGGAGATGCTGTTGGTGATTCATGTGATAGATGTGTGCCACACAAAGGGGATGAGTACGTTAATATCAGTGACGATGTGATCAAGAACCCTGTATTGGCCAGCTCTTTAAGGACCATACGAATGCTAGATGCAACTGATGATGAAGCAGTCAGATCTCGAGAGGTATTGGGAGCATCCAGATGCTGGACAGATATGTTCGGCTATGATGGCCATGGTCTATCGGGAGGAGCAGAAGAAGATTACGATGATATACTTGCAACCCAAACACCTGTACGCAATTTAAGAAGAGATTCTCAACCGGCCGAGGCTACGTCGTCATTCGTTCGTATGGGTCGTGGACATAAGAATGGGCGTCGTGATGTGTTAGATGTTTCAAGTCTCAAAGGCACTCCTCAACACGTACCTGATGTTCCCTTGAGTGCCAGTAGATCGCAGAACAAGTATGGACAAGCTATGTTTGTAACCGGTAATGCATATGATTTGGACGCATTCGGGGGCGCGAGGATTGATGACATGCGCAAAGAGGATGTCAATCCGATGGCATATTCCACATTGCCCAAAGTCATGATATCGGATCCCAGGATGGGAAAGCATTTGTCGTTGCTCTACAAACACTTCAAAAACATGGCTACTTTTATCAGGCGTTCATCTATGCGCAATGACAAACCATATTTCAAGGTAGTCCAGTTAATGGTGCAAAGAATGACAAGAAAGGATTTTACACTAGAACATCTGAGGCAGATGGCATGGCTTGCTCCTAACCTGATTTCTTTGAAATGGGTAAGCATCGGTGATAGCGTCCGAAGGAGATACAAGACGGAGTATGATGACTGTCGAGGAGATAATGTCAACGATATTCAGATCCGTATCCATAAACTGGATGGGAGAATATGTTCATCCAATAGTGACTTCGATAATGCTTGTACCGCGTTCAAAGGGATCATATGCGCCTGGGTATCTCGTTGTGAGGCAGAGTATATTGAAGGCAGGGGCTCTAATTGTGGTTTCGACCCCGATATGTCACTGCCTATACCCTTGGTGGCATTGCCTACCAAACAAAGTAATATCGTTATCCCTGATGACATATCATCTGCTACGACTTCCACGCCTAAGAAAACGATGGACAAATCAGCTACAGTACACCTTTCGGAAAGATATCAATCAACGAAGCTGTTTGAATCAATGGGACACTCTTATAATGAAGCCAACCAATTGTCGACGCATAAGCCGTCGGCATCTCCGTATGGTATGTCTACAAGTGACCATGTATATGcatatgaaaatgataatcTGGCTTCCACATCTACCAAGAGGAAGCGAGATGAATCTGTGCTAACAGTAACTACAGCTCTCCTTGATACACCTGGTATGTGGCGTATTAGGAATAATGCTAAGCGCTTATCTGATACATATAAGACTGGGTGTGTTAAAGAGCGTGATTTGCTATATTGGAAAGGTGTAAGACGCTTTATTAATGCTCTAGTTGATTTGTCAATATCTGAGGATCGGCCGCCACTGTTACGGTTGGAATGGTTAGCTGAGTTTATGACTAAGAATGGGAGATCCAGGGTAACTTTTGAGAACGTTCTTGAATGGTCAAGCATGTTAGCATCGATATCTCCAGACACCATAAATTTAGGCGTGTCTAAGTTTGACGATTACAGCACGGTGTTGACGTTGCCTCCCTCTCCAAGGTTTGAAAACGCAATACACTTTGTAGAGCAgaaaataaatacatacaACAAATGA
- a CDS encoding putative integral membrane protein has translation MAHYKGWILCTSTVFLCLGFVNMCLFPLIHAVGVNIDHQTNKVVIRNGKRTVLVNKLFNVDCAVYRLEALAALINKMSCSSSCESSATEMAEYSNELESFLQKINDIKERSTMFLDLCQLLRIYELEEKIYSSEDSREKDKANAESRLEDIKRRIENKHYMIDEIQLDNHIKELNNLTVVVAPYAFKLCLMHDHFGLNQRKNGNAELEDMRLELKKANDKYEEASETLKAHEITYKKVLDAKTSDLDAAKSQQKEVVEKAKEMLAEAQETLEQKQKEHEEATINFNNAEKVVNAAMEGNDAVNTKTQELADAKKRIEMLVQTTEKELNTAKEELDAKNKDLKEAQEKEAGLTDASEEDKLAAKQDVTAKSEAVKESEEKHQAAVKKLQKIKDDGALEIAEKEKELENTVSEKQKAVEDAEKQKVNAKSVLDTTLLHVNTAKEAYTEAEQALKKTELAAQKEVDEKTKLLSDAKVNHESLLEKYKDNLEAARKQVDLKRAELSAAEAKYTGESEITAEEAADVILPDVINLSSDYETISKSMIELVNLMAQMNHVMNMLLTDKDGAAKLPSDEKALREEKIRQLKEKIDEQEVNMSDYRDLFYQISLYKNYKDKLSTIPNESDQQEYLSDMKRLEATLTDEKHLALIKKYNSIYATCKRIMADAYGLDLNVQKNRGTGQKTPPKDSVEPTSTEENESNPTSEPLPPKNDLETETVEDSKDETNIIEKDSCQEADVKASDTPPSIENINSSQGTEKRSSFLLVKSLAFIILLVSNV, from the coding sequence ATGGCGCATTACAAAGGTTGGATACTTTGTACCTCTACGGTTTTCTTATGTTTGGGTTTTGTGAACATGTGTCTCTTTCCTCTTATCCATGCTGTTGGCGTCAATATAGACCACCAGACCAATAAAGTTGTCATACGTAACGGTAAACGGACAGTATTGGTCAACAAATTATTTAATGTTGATTGTGCGGTTTATCGACTCGAAGCATTAGCTGCGTTGATTAATAAGATGTCATGTTCTTCTTCATGTGAGAGTTCTGCTACCGAGATGGCTGAATATAGTAATGAATTGGAAAGTTTTCTGCAAAAGATTAATGATATCAAAGAGCGATCAACTATGTTTTTGGATTTGTGCCAACTTTTGCGTATATATGAATTAGAGGAGAAAATATACTCTAGTGAAGACAGTAGAGAAAAGGATAAAGCAAATGCAGAATCAAGGTTAGAAGATATAAAAAGGCGCATTGAAAACAAACATTACATGATTGATGAAATTCAGCTGGATAACCATATCAAAGAGCTGAACAACTTAACTGTTGTAGTTGCACCTTATGCGTTTAAGTTATGTCTCATGCACGATCATTTTGGTTTGAACCAGAGAAAAAATGGGAATGCAGAACTCGAAGACATGCGTCTAGAGTTGAAGAAAGCAAATGACAAATATGAAGAGGCTTCAGAAACTTTGAAGGCGCATGAAATAACTTATAAGAAAGTTCTTGATGCCAAAACATCGGATCTTGATGCTGCTAAATCACAACAAAAAGAAGTTGTTGAAAAGGCTAAAGAAATGTTGGCGGAAGCGCAGGAAACATTGGAGCAAAAGCAGAAAGAACACGAAGAAGCCACAATAAACTTCAACAATGCTGAAAAGGTAGTTAATGCGGCAATGGAAGGGAATGATGCAGTCAACACAAAGACTCAGGAACTTGCTGATGCTAAAAAACGAATTGAAATGCTCGTTCAAACTACGGAGAAAGAGTTAAATACTGCAAAGGAAGAATTAGACGCTAAGAACAAGGACCTAAAAGAGGCACAGGAAAAAGAAGCAGGGTTAACTGATGCGTCAGAAGAAGATAAGTTAGCTGCAAAACAAGATGTGACCGCAAAATCTGAGGCCGTTAAGGAATCAGAGGAAAAACATCAGGCAGCCGTTAAAAAGCTGCAAAAGATAAAAGATGATGGAGCATTGGAAATTGCTGAGAAAGAAAAGGAATTAGAAAACACTGTTTCGgaaaaacaaaaggcaGTTGAAGATGCTGAAAAGCAAAAAGTAAATGCTAAAAGCGTTCTGGACACTACATTACTGCACGTTAATACCGCTAAAGAGGCATATACTGAAGCCGAACAAGCGTTAAAGAAGACTGAACTTGCTGCGCAGAAAGAAGTAGatgaaaaaacaaaactTCTTTCTGACGCCAAGGTTAACCATGAATCACTTTTAGAAAAATATAAAGATAACTTAGAAGCTGCCAGGAAGCAAGTAGACCTGAAACGAGCTGAACTCTCAGCTGCTGAAGCAAAGTACACCGGTGAATCCGAAATAACTGCAGAAGAGGCTGCTGATGTCATCTTACCGGACGTGATTAACCTATCATCCGATTATGAGACAATTTCGAAAAGTATGATTGAATTGGTTAATCTAATGGCACAGATGAATCATGTCATGAATATGCTACTTACAGATAAAGACGGTGCAGCAAAGTTGCCAAGTGACGAAAAAGCGTTAAGGGAAGAAAAAATCAGGCAGCTTAAAGAAAAGATTGATGAACAGGAAGTTAATATGAGTGACTATAGAGATTTGTTTTATCAAATAAGTCTATACAAAAACTATAAAGACAAACTGTCGACTATCCCTAATGAAAGTGACCAACAAGAATACTTGTCGGATATGAAACGCCTAGAGGCAACCTTAACCGATGAAAAGCATCTTGCTTTAATTAAGAAATATAACTCTATTTACGCTACGTGCAAAAGGATAATGGCCGATGCTTACGGGTTAGATTTAAACGTTCAAAAAAATCGGGGTACAGGTCAAAAAACACCTCCCAAGGACAGTGTGGAGCCCACTTCCACTGAAGAGAATGAAAGCAATCCCACCAGTGAACCATTGCCTCCTAAGAATGATCTAGAAACCGAAACAGTGGAAGACTCCAAGGATGAAACAAACATTATTGAAAAGGATAGCTGTCAAGAAGCAGATGTTAAAGCGAGTGACACACCTCCATCAATTGAAAACATAAATTCTTCACAAGGAACAGAGAAAAGATCAAGCTTTCTTCTGGTAAAATCTTTGGCATTTATCATACTATTGGTTTCTAATGTCTAA
- a CDS encoding putative integral membrane protein — translation MAHYKGWILCTSTVFLCLGFVNMCLFPLIHAVGVNIDHQTNKVVIRNGKRTVLAQVLFSLNNIYENFLILSSLLSDCKCCESFSDCDRNMEDAARFLNLSTQSERICHEYSQYEDMIGSMMLFESQEKILMQPDVNSQTMEEAKDELRKIKNDFLAKNYQINVDHMNHLIQDIVNFIENCVPFVTRLFGADDYADKHLLSEREHEYSDSLAGSDSDLSFKISEFSAAKLRHREANEKCQRVKQEIQSAIHLRKNALSLFEEQGLSHVAKVESELNDAQVTLSEKMVELVQAIVRRRNAVISNMDKNLHLESPIHESTDGLEAGTSYHSNDNSDQICLLDSCIQLEHILKQVRPVVFKILSITEAWKPDNGIFEDQSTSLLERVTTIKSQAKDIVWIMTTYEMIHEVLDNYQNDRFNISNTMQFDEEDKMNERKATLMKWLKDRDYIKLIKGSRKFQQLCNNILMGCNLLELDAYGHSKHEEPPKDSVEPTSTEENESNPTSEPLPPKNDLETETVEDSKDETNIIEKDSCQEADVKASDTPPSIENINSSQEK, via the coding sequence ATGGCGCATTACAAAGGTTGGATACTTTGTACCTCTACGGTTTTCTTATGTTTGGGTTTTGTGAACATGTGTCTCTTTCCTCTTATCCATGCTGTTGGCGTCAATATAGACCACCAGACCAATAAAGTTGTCATACGTAACGGTAAACGGACAGTATTGGCTCAAGTGCTGTTTTCTCTTAATAACATTTACGAAAACTTTCTAATTCTTAGTTCACTGTTATCGGATTGCAAATGTTGTGAAAGTTTTTCCGATTGTGACAGAAACATGGAGGATGCTGCCAGATTCCTGAATTTATCAACACAAAGCGAAAGGATATGTCACGAATATTCGCAATATGAGGATATGATTGGATCAATGATGTTGTTTGAATCTCAGGAAAAGATATTAATGCAGCCTGATGTTAATTCCCAAACAATGGAGGAAGCTAAGGATGAGCTCCGCAAAATAAAGAACGATTTTTTAGCAAAAAATTATCAAATAAACGTAGACCACATGAACCACTTAATACAAGACATAGTCAATTTCATCGAAAATTGTGTTCCATTTGTCACTAGGTTGTTTGGAGCCGACGATTATGCGGATAAACATCTATTATCAGAACGAGAACACGAATATTCGGATTCTTTAGCAGGCTCCGACAGTGATTTGTCGTTTAAAATAAGTGAGTTCTCTGCCGCTAAATTACGTCACCGAGAAGCAAACGAAAAATGCCAGAGGGTTAAACAAGAAATCCAATCAGCAATTCACTTAAGAAAGAATGCTCTTTCACTTTTTGAAGAACAAGGTTTATCACATGTTGCTAAAGTGGAGAGTGAATTAAATGATGCCCAGGTTACATTGAGCGAGAAAATGGTGGAATTGGTCCAGGCCATAGTGAGGCGACGCAATGCTGTTATATCTAATATGGATAAAAACTTACATCTAGAAAGTCCTATACATGAAAGTACAGATGGATTAGAAGCAGGTACATCATACCATTCCAATGACAATTCAGACCAAATATGCTTATTGGATAGCTGCATTCAACTTGAGCATATTTTAAAACAAGTACGCCCAgttgtttttaaaatacTATCCATTACTGAAGCGTGGAAGCCTGACAATGGGATTTTTGAAGATCAATCAACGAGCCTTCTAGAACGCGTAACAACAATCAAATCTCAAGCCAAAGATATTGTTTGGATAATGACCACATACGAGATGATACATGAGGTTTTAGATAATTATCAAAATGATAGGTTCAACATATCGAACACTATGCAGTTTGATGAAGAGGATAAGATGAATGAGCGCAAAGCAACCTTAATGAAATGGCTCAAAGACCGTGATTATATCAAACTAATAAAAGGTTCCCGCAAATTCCAACAGCTATGTAACAATATATTGATGGGCTGTAATTTGTTAGAACTAGATGCATATGGACATTCGAAACATGAAGAACCTCCCAAGGACAGTGTGGAGCCCACTTCCACTGAAGAGAATGAAAGCAATCCCACCAGTGAACCATTGCCTCCTAAGAATGATCTAGAAACCGAAACAGTGGAAGACTCCAAGGATGAAACAAACATTATTGAAAAGGATAGCTGTCAAGAAGCAGATGTTAAAGCGAGTGACACACCTCCATCAATTGAAAACATAAATTCTTCACAAGAAAAGTAA